One part of the Vitis riparia cultivar Riparia Gloire de Montpellier isolate 1030 chromosome 8, EGFV_Vit.rip_1.0, whole genome shotgun sequence genome encodes these proteins:
- the LOC117919676 gene encoding uncharacterized protein LOC117919676 yields MAYRRRQGITRASTFKEEVRHDGDDLSSSSSFFSSSSSFSGSSSLASQAIRASAAHRDSSLSSAYGDSAFSTANPSKSKGPGRYEYTSMNISNESKYGFWGVLARKAKAILEEDNGFQNLETQGRMRTQTPDTSTGSQNHQPYQSSENNRKIENPRLRKGLDAITSSLNHIGDTLGNAFEEGRNIVENKTADIIQETRRLQIRRKGNSEEANQASGLQGQWQPPAQLQLRPNQENQIKASRDVAMATAAKAKLLLRELKTVKADLAFAKERCAQLEEENKILRESREKGDNPADDDLIRLQLETLLAEKARLAHENSVYARENRFLREIVEYHQLTMQDVVYLDEGVEEVTEVYPISKMLSISPPSPTSPPSPLDMDPPLSPPVTNEASPPHTPSEETATAAGSQAPSNSTPPSSSAEDSTRQPTSA; encoded by the exons ATGGCCTACAGGAGAAGGCAGGGAATCACCAGAGCCTCCACCTTCAAGGAGGAGGTTCGCCATGACGGCGATGATCTTTCATCTTCCTCatctttcttttcatcttcCTCTTCCTTCTCCGGATCCTCCTCCCTCGCCTCCCAGGCCATCCGAGCCTCCGCCGCCCACCGCGACTCCTCCCTCTCCTCCGCCTACGGCGACTCCGCTTTCTCCACCGCCAATCCTAGCAAATCCAAG GGCCCTGGCCGCTATGAGTACACATCAATGAACATTTCAAACGAGTCTAAATATGGGTTTTGGGGTGTTCTTGCTCGGAAAGCTAAAGCCATTCTTGAGGAGGATAATGGATTCCAAAACCTTGAGACCCAAGGCAGAATGAGGACACAGACCCCAGATACATCAACAGGCAGCCAG AACCACCAACCATATCAATCATCTGAGAACAACAGAAAAATAGAGAATCCGAGATTACGGAAGGGTTTGGATGCAATCACATCCTCTCTTAATCATATCGGTGACACCCTTGGGAATGCTTTCGAG GAAGGTAGAAATATTGTGGAGAACAAGACTGCAGACATCATCCAAGAAACTCGCAGACTACAAATCAGGAGAAAAGGCAATTCTGAGGAAGCAAATCAGGCTTCTGGTCTACAAGGCCAATGGCAACCACCTGCACAACTGCAGCTACGACCCAaccaagaaaatcaaatcaaggcATCTCGCGAC GTAGCAATGGCAACGGCTGCCAAGGCAAAGCTTCTTCTTCGGGAGCTGAAAACTGTTAAAGCAGATCTGGCTTTTGCAAAGGAGCGATGTGCTCAgctagaagaagaaaataaaatccttAGAGAGAGTCGTGAAAAGGGAGACAACCCTGCAGATGATGATCTG ATTCGCCTTCAACTTGAGACACTTTTGGCTGAGAAGGCTCGTTTAGCCCATGAGAACTCTGTTTATGCTCGTGAGAATCGCTTCCTAAGGGAAATTGTCGAATACCACCAACTCACCATGCAGGATGTTGTCTATTTAGACGAGGGAGTTGAAGAGGTCACAGAAGTATACCCCATCTCCAAGATGCTGTCAATTTCTCCACCCTCACCTACATCCCCACCCTCACCTCTTGACATGGACCCTCCTCTCAGCCCACCGGTGACAAATGAGGCATCACCTCCCCACACTCCATCAGAAGAAACTGCGACCGCTGCAGGGAGCCAGGCCCCATCGAATTCCACTCCCCCCAGTTCTTCAGCAGAGGACTCAACCAGACAGCCAACCTCTGCCTAA
- the LOC117920063 gene encoding RING finger and transmembrane domain-containing protein 2, translating to MEAPGGNYRGSSEIGNGNSRRYGMQLSASNIIQAPLSALLEYSGLLRGRSSHQETESFINGSGFRDRVEESAPVSNGGEVSIRIIGAGEQENERVGAGLASLAVGPVRDNEASVQQIAGQGSGTVTLEGHGQVQGESRAGEGISQSGNGNGDGEAADGAGANGRDSSYQRYDIQQAARWIEQVLPFTLLLLVVFIRQHLQGFFVTIWISAVMFKSNEILRKQTALKGERKIAVLVGISLVFTLHVAGVYWWYHNGDLLYPLIMLPPKAIPPFWHAIFIIMVNDTLVRQAAMVFKCILLMYYKNSRGRNYRKQGQLLTLVEYTLLLYRALLPAPVWYRFFLNKEYGSLFSSLMTGLYLTFKLTSVVEKVQSFFAALKALSRKEVHYGAYATSEQVNAAGDLCAICQEKMHAPILLRCKHIFCEDCVSEWFERERTCPLCRALVKPADLRSYGDGSTSLFFQLF from the exons ATGGAAGCTCCCGGTGGAAATTACAGGGGGTCTTCGGAGATAGGGAATGGTAATTCGAGAAGATACGGTATGCAGCTATCGGCTTCGAATATCATACAGGCGCCGTTGTCGGCGTTGTTGGAGTATTCAGGTCTGCTGCGTGGCCGCTCAAGCCATCAAGAAACGGAGAGTTTCATCAATGGAAGTGGTTTTCGGGATCGGGTAGAGGAGTCAGCGCCAGTGAGCAATGGTGGGGAGGTGTCAATTAGGATAATTGGTGCAGGCGAGCAAGAAAATGAGAGGGTGGGGGCCGGATTGGCATCATTGGCGGTTGGTCCAGTGCGGGATAATGAGGCTTCTGTACAGCAGATTGCGGGGCAGGGGTCGGGGACAGTGACATTGGAGGGTCATGGTCAGGTTCAGGGGGAGTCTAGGGCGGGAGAGGGCATCTCTCAATCGGGAAATGGGAATGGGGATGGGGAAGCTGCTGATGGGGCTGGGGCCAATGGGAGGGATTCGTCTTATCAGAGATACGATATTCAGCAGGCTGCCAGGTGGATTGAGCAGGTGCTTCCTTTCACTTTGCTGCTGTTGGTGGTTTTCATCCGGCAACATTTGCAAG GATTCTTTGTTACTATTTGGATATCCGCTGTAATGTTCAAGTCCAATGAAATTCTTCGGAAGCAAACAGCATTGAag GGAGAGAGGAAAATAGCTGTTCTGGTTGGGATCTCTCTTGTGTTCACACTTCATGTTGCTGGTGTTTACTGGTGGTATCATAATGGTGATCTTTTATATCCTTTGATCATGCTGCCTCCAAAAGCTATTCCACCTTTCTGGCATGCTATTTTCATCATCATGGTGAATG ATACTTTGGTGAGGCAGGCAGCAATGGTTTTCAAGTGTATTCTATTGATGTACTACAAGAACAGCAGAGGCAGAAATTATCGTAAACAG GGTCAACTGCTAACTTTGGTTGAATATACATTACTGTTGTATCGTGCCTTGTTGCCAGCACCTGTCTGGTATCGTTTTTTCTTGAACAAAGAATATGGGAGCCTATTTTCATCACTAATGACAGGGTTGTATTTAACTTTCAAGCTCACCTCTGTTGTTGAGAAG GTCCAGTCTTTCTTTGCTGCATTGAAGGCATTGTCACGGAAAGAGGTTCATTATGGAGCTTATGCTACGTCAGAGCAG GTCAATGCAGCTGGGGATCTGTGTGCTATTTGCCAGGAGAAGATGCATGCTCCAATCTTACTTCGTTGTAAACACATCTTTTGTGAAGACTGTGTATCTGAGTG GTTTGAGAGGGAAAGGACGTGCCCGTTGTGCAGGGCTTTGGTCAAGCCTGCAGATCTAAGATCATATGGCGATGGATCAACTAGTCTCTTTTTCCAGCTATTCTAA